One stretch of Carassius carassius chromosome 18, fCarCar2.1, whole genome shotgun sequence DNA includes these proteins:
- the LOC132092543 gene encoding transmembrane protein 165-like, protein MLPRAGERHGGGRFICFIIVLNAVLFSAGVTATQDENKVIQEQPAELQKATVGLAPGPAVRADELNKGNLGFIHAFVAALSVIIVSELGDKTFFIAAIMAMRYNRLTVLVGAMLALGLMTCLSVLFGYATTIIPRIYTYYISTALFAIFGLRMLREGLRMSPNEGQEELEEVQAEIKKKDEELQRYKLANGSPDVEAGTATMLPQRKWHSLISPIFIQALTLTFLAEWGDRSQLATIVLAAREDPFGVAVGGTLGHCLCTGLAVIGGRMVAQKISVRTVTIIGGIVFLAFAFSALFIKPDSGF, encoded by the exons ATGCTTCCCCGGGCCGGAGAGCGGCATGGCGGCGGCCGGTTTATATGCTTTATTATTGTACTGAACGCCGTGTTGTTTTCAGCCGGAGTTACAGCAACTCAAGATGAGAATAAAGTCATTCAGGAGCAGCCCGCGGAG CTGCAGAAGGCCACCGTCGGTCTCGCACCCGGCCCGGCAGTGAGAGCCGATGAACTCAATAAAGGAAACCTGGGCTTTATTCATGCCTTTGTGGCAGCCCTCTCAGTCATCATTGTCTCTGAACTGGGAGACAAGACGTTCTTCATCGCAGCCATCATGGCTATGCGCTACAATCGCCTCACTGTTTTGGTGGGCGCCATGTTGGCTCTGGGACTCATGACGTGTCTGTCAG TCCTGTTTGGTTATGCCACCACCATTATCCCACGGATCTATACCTACTACATATCGACAGCGCTGTTTGCCATATTTGGTTTGAGGATGCTGAGGGAGGGACTGAGGATGAGTCCAAATGAAGGGCAAGAGGAGCTGGAGGAGGTCCAGGCTGAGATAAAGAAAAAGGACGAGGAG CTTCAGCGTTATAAGCTAGCCAACGGCTCACCCGACGTGGAAGCAGGGACGGCGACCATGTTACCTCAGAGGAAGTGGCACAGCCTGATCTCACCTATATTCATTCAGGCACTCACCCTCACCTTCCTCGCAGAGTGGGGTGACCGCTCTCAGCTTGCCACTATTGTGCTGGCTGCAAGAGAG GATCCATTTGGAGTAGCAGTTGGAGGAACATTGGGACACTGTCTGTGCACAGGCCTGGCTGTTATCGGCGGGAGGATGGTGGCTCAGAAGATCTCTGTTAGAACCG TTACAATCATTGGTGGAATTGTTTTCCTTGCCTTTGCATTCTCCGCCCTCTTTATCAAGCCCGATTCTGGATTCTGA